A single region of the Microbispora sp. ZYX-F-249 genome encodes:
- a CDS encoding DUF6421 family protein encodes MKAFPAVLFDEAHSEAWTIRREVAEAMNPAHPDDNSYAEAAGALRRLGHTVRAHTEGPVTPDVLAGCDVFVVAHPSAGRWERTTGVGSPVFTAEEIDAIEAYVADGGGLIVLAEHEQEKYGSNLAGLLARFGVTVEHTTVQDPGHCHNTVATWVLGVPSAQAVPGQGGVAQDLLAEVRRACFYRAGTLGVPAGSSVLFETSASADPASAPLVAAVRHGRGRVVVLADSDLFGDDSIRDYDHEKLWGNLVTWAARVPEASGAAQTSRPEVAEEFARLKAAVERLRPLQAKDGSVTGDHDEAVACISEIVDGIARLAPHFPHDAEYLDAVMKDFRAWVAAGLGKPDFLDSLNVFHPDAQRVDGLEHLVVFPMYTQNGNPNRNVEAVWIRVVWPQWLAELEAGGYDNPMFVPITFVDFTSGYDTNSAVLFPETVVVRQTPPKFTWGGIFCDREAARFRRVSEAAAATLKLELPPDAARLLASQDLAQDTFVLWDLVHDRTHSHGDLPFDPFMIKQRMPYWLYSLEELRCDLTAYGEAVKLEAAGVPHARYVQYAILFDRLFRFPITGDRVRNYDGLGGQLLFAYLHRQGIVRWTDNRLTIDWSRVADGVADLRGEVEKLYRDGIDRSKRAHWLAAHELVAAYVEPDPASVWKQGVQALPTEQKAMVDAVLPDEFPLSMFYEALRRKLTDVVESTRGIRA; translated from the coding sequence ATGAAGGCGTTCCCGGCGGTCCTGTTCGACGAGGCGCACAGCGAGGCGTGGACGATCCGGCGAGAGGTCGCCGAGGCCATGAATCCCGCCCATCCCGACGACAACAGCTACGCGGAGGCCGCCGGCGCGCTGCGGCGGCTCGGTCACACGGTGCGCGCCCACACCGAGGGCCCGGTCACCCCGGACGTGCTGGCCGGGTGTGACGTCTTCGTGGTCGCCCACCCCTCGGCCGGGCGCTGGGAGCGCACCACCGGGGTCGGCAGCCCCGTCTTCACCGCCGAGGAGATCGACGCCATCGAGGCGTACGTCGCCGACGGCGGCGGGCTGATCGTGCTGGCCGAGCACGAGCAGGAGAAGTACGGCAGCAACCTGGCCGGCCTGCTCGCCCGGTTCGGGGTCACGGTGGAGCACACGACCGTGCAGGACCCCGGGCACTGCCACAACACGGTGGCCACCTGGGTCCTCGGCGTCCCCTCGGCGCAGGCCGTGCCCGGGCAGGGCGGCGTGGCCCAGGACCTGCTGGCGGAGGTGCGCCGGGCCTGCTTCTACCGCGCGGGCACGCTCGGCGTGCCGGCCGGGTCGAGCGTGCTGTTCGAGACCTCCGCGTCCGCCGACCCCGCGTCCGCCCCGCTGGTGGCCGCCGTACGGCACGGCAGGGGGCGCGTGGTCGTCCTGGCCGACTCCGACCTGTTCGGCGACGACTCGATCCGCGACTACGACCACGAGAAGCTGTGGGGCAACCTGGTCACCTGGGCCGCCCGCGTGCCCGAGGCGTCCGGCGCCGCACAGACGTCCCGTCCCGAGGTGGCGGAGGAGTTCGCCCGGCTGAAGGCCGCCGTGGAGCGGCTGCGCCCGCTCCAGGCCAAGGACGGCTCCGTCACCGGCGACCACGACGAGGCCGTGGCGTGCATCAGTGAGATCGTCGACGGCATTGCCCGGCTCGCGCCGCACTTCCCGCACGACGCCGAGTACCTCGACGCGGTCATGAAGGACTTCCGCGCGTGGGTGGCGGCCGGGCTCGGCAAGCCCGACTTCCTCGACTCGCTGAACGTCTTCCATCCCGACGCCCAGCGGGTCGACGGCCTGGAGCACCTGGTCGTCTTCCCGATGTACACGCAGAACGGCAATCCCAACCGCAACGTCGAGGCGGTCTGGATCCGGGTGGTGTGGCCCCAGTGGCTCGCCGAGCTGGAGGCGGGCGGCTACGACAACCCCATGTTCGTGCCGATCACGTTCGTCGACTTCACCTCCGGCTACGACACCAACTCGGCCGTGCTGTTCCCCGAGACCGTGGTCGTGCGCCAGACCCCGCCGAAGTTCACCTGGGGCGGCATCTTCTGCGACCGCGAGGCGGCCCGGTTCCGCCGGGTCAGCGAGGCCGCCGCGGCCACGCTGAAGCTGGAGCTTCCGCCGGACGCCGCCCGGCTGCTGGCGTCCCAGGACCTCGCCCAGGACACGTTCGTGCTGTGGGACCTCGTCCACGACCGCACGCACAGCCACGGCGACCTGCCGTTCGACCCGTTCATGATCAAGCAGCGCATGCCGTACTGGCTCTACAGCCTGGAGGAGCTGCGCTGCGACCTCACGGCGTACGGCGAGGCCGTGAAGCTGGAGGCGGCGGGCGTGCCGCACGCGCGGTACGTCCAGTACGCCATCCTGTTCGACCGGCTGTTCCGCTTCCCGATCACCGGTGACCGGGTGCGCAACTACGACGGGCTCGGCGGCCAGCTGCTGTTCGCCTACCTGCACCGGCAGGGCATCGTGCGGTGGACCGACAACCGGCTCACCATCGACTGGTCGCGGGTCGCCGACGGCGTCGCCGACCTGCGCGGCGAGGTGGAGAAGCTCTACCGCGACGGCATCGACCGGTCCAAGCGCGCGCACTGGCTCGCCGCGCACGAGCTGGTCGCGGCGTACGTCGAGCCCGACCCGGCCTCGGTGTGGAAGCAGGGCGTCCAGGCGCTGCCCACGGAGCAGAAGGCCATGGTCGACGCCGTCCTGCCCGACGAGTTCCCCCTGAGCATGTTCTACGAGGCCCTGCGCCGTAAGCTCACCGACGTGGTGGAGTCGACCCGAGGCATCCGGGCGTGA
- a CDS encoding response regulator, whose protein sequence is MTIRIVLADDQAMIRAGLRMVVESEPGMEIVGEAADGVEAVALARRVQPDVVLMDISMPRMDGLTAARQLLDAPHPPKVVMLTTFDTDENLYAALRAGTSGFLLKVSPPEQLVEAIRVVAAGDGLLDPAVTTRVIASFAGRHEPVRPPQLAELTPRELEVLRMLARGLTNAEIAKELFVGEATVKTHVARVLMKLNLRDRAQAVVFAYESGVVTPGSALG, encoded by the coding sequence TTGACGATCCGCATCGTCCTCGCGGACGACCAGGCGATGATCCGGGCCGGTCTGCGCATGGTGGTCGAGAGCGAGCCCGGCATGGAGATCGTGGGCGAGGCCGCCGACGGCGTGGAGGCGGTCGCCCTGGCCCGCAGGGTCCAGCCCGACGTGGTGCTGATGGACATCTCGATGCCGCGCATGGACGGCCTCACCGCGGCCCGGCAGCTCCTCGACGCGCCGCATCCGCCCAAGGTCGTCATGCTGACGACGTTCGACACCGACGAGAACCTGTACGCCGCGCTGCGCGCGGGGACCAGCGGCTTCCTGCTGAAGGTGTCGCCGCCCGAGCAGCTCGTGGAGGCGATCAGGGTCGTCGCCGCGGGTGACGGCCTGCTCGACCCCGCCGTGACCACGCGGGTGATCGCCTCCTTCGCCGGCCGGCACGAGCCGGTGCGGCCGCCGCAGCTCGCCGAGCTCACCCCGCGCGAGCTCGAGGTGCTGCGGATGCTCGCCCGGGGCCTCACCAACGCCGAGATCGCCAAGGAGCTCTTCGTCGGCGAGGCCACGGTCAAGACCCACGTCGCCCGTGTGCTCATGAAGCTGAACCTGCGCGACCGCGCTCAGGCGGTCGTGTTCGCGTACGAGTCGGGCGTGGTGACGCCGGGGTCGGCGCTCGGGTAG
- a CDS encoding sensor histidine kinase translates to MRLSPLRSVPRVDLLIGLAIMALGTLEAFTVATEYGAAQNPELWWVGQALATGVLVWYRRRAPVAVFILMILAQYLWHRQGNEQCPVWQLAALLIVFHTIGAHLPLKHGGAWALAGILIFDSGAVDHRFLPFEEVIYLTVMFGSAYATGLALRGYLLRAHRMSERAARLEIERERRAVEAVAAERSRIARELHDVVAHSVSMMVMQAGALRRRMGTAQEGEHSSETAILSGIEQAGREAVEELRIMLGALRMPQDEALPQPGLDMVPNLISTVGSSGLRVTLETEGEPVHLAPGLDLSAYRIVQEALTNAVKYAGEADVRIRLAYRRDHLELEVADNGGGAGPALSTGNGLIGMRERAELFGGTLDAGPLPEGGFRVRATLPISQGVPMSEATN, encoded by the coding sequence ATGCGCTTGTCCCCCCTCCGTTCGGTTCCCCGCGTCGACCTCCTGATCGGCCTGGCCATCATGGCGCTGGGCACCCTCGAGGCGTTCACGGTCGCCACCGAGTACGGCGCGGCCCAGAACCCCGAGCTGTGGTGGGTCGGGCAGGCGCTGGCCACCGGAGTCCTGGTCTGGTACCGCCGCAGGGCGCCGGTGGCGGTGTTCATCCTGATGATCCTCGCGCAGTACCTCTGGCACCGGCAGGGCAACGAGCAGTGCCCGGTCTGGCAGCTCGCCGCGCTGCTCATCGTCTTCCACACGATCGGCGCCCACCTGCCCCTGAAGCACGGCGGCGCCTGGGCGCTCGCGGGCATCCTGATCTTCGACTCGGGGGCCGTCGACCACCGGTTCCTGCCGTTCGAGGAGGTCATCTACCTGACGGTGATGTTCGGCTCGGCGTACGCCACGGGCCTGGCGCTGCGCGGCTACCTGCTGCGCGCGCACCGGATGAGCGAGCGGGCGGCGCGGCTGGAGATCGAGCGGGAACGCCGGGCCGTCGAGGCCGTCGCGGCTGAGCGGAGCCGGATCGCCAGGGAACTGCACGACGTGGTGGCCCACAGCGTCAGCATGATGGTCATGCAGGCCGGCGCGCTGCGCCGCCGGATGGGCACGGCGCAGGAGGGCGAGCACTCGTCGGAGACCGCGATCCTGTCCGGCATCGAGCAGGCGGGCCGGGAGGCGGTCGAGGAGCTGCGGATCATGCTCGGCGCGCTGCGGATGCCGCAGGACGAGGCGCTGCCCCAGCCGGGCCTCGACATGGTGCCCAACCTCATCTCCACCGTCGGGTCCTCGGGGCTTCGCGTCACGCTGGAGACGGAGGGCGAGCCCGTTCACCTCGCGCCGGGTCTCGACCTGTCGGCCTACCGGATCGTGCAGGAGGCCCTCACCAACGCGGTGAAGTACGCCGGGGAGGCCGATGTGCGGATCCGGCTCGCCTACCGCCGTGATCACCTGGAGCTCGAGGTCGCCGATAATGGCGGGGGCGCAGGACCGGCGCTGTCCACCGGCAACGGGCTCATCGGCATGCGTGAGCGGGCCGAGCTGTTCGGCGGCACCCTCGACGCGGGGCCGCTGCCGGAGGGCGGCTTCCGCGTCCGCGCGACGCTGCCGATCTCCCAGGGAGTGCCGATGAGCGAGGCCACGAATTGA
- a CDS encoding zinc ribbon domain-containing protein, protein MPRLHSLIAGLGAFAAFAAPMLHPHPSGSTDRVTPGAVRVESSSHVRITLLDDRGVIKQMVRDYDVDLAKGSGFTVTPDGVVVTATQVVQAADDPRVYAANRVFAEYFKVKIPADFKRHSLDDPDLDRRLKACYPPQQTDSTCLADVTTNVTVHPYLDPPPPGGLPAQILTTGAGPAAPAVLKVTKGGEKQTLPTVPLGTAIGGAVESLDVMTLTGRPSAKLGPKLDTAHLDPPGSRTFKERDKVRKLLDDGASGAALIDDGKSEVIGFISGGGDQPMTITPADEIRSALVAAGVTPRRGPVDVVYENALASYHNKLYTGAIPALQQVLNLRPDHVVAAGHLRDSRAKAGTAVDAGSRPVARPARAEQPKSSSVPPYVWVAGGVVVLALLAGGVVLLRRRSAAGPRDGEGTPAGDAYLGGVQADPGAAEAGANHSGETSWPPYAVTRVFGAEAARSPEVMRPAPAPPGPGPADPSPPGGQSYPADLSPPHGHSYPGDPAPPRGPSYPPNPSSPPQGQAQLKFCTQCGMRLGQGHRFCGFCGNPVDS, encoded by the coding sequence ATGCCCCGCCTGCACTCCCTCATCGCGGGGCTGGGCGCGTTCGCCGCGTTCGCGGCCCCCATGCTCCACCCGCACCCCAGCGGTTCCACCGACCGCGTCACCCCGGGCGCCGTACGCGTGGAGTCCTCCTCGCACGTCCGCATCACGCTGCTGGACGACCGCGGCGTGATCAAGCAGATGGTCCGCGACTACGACGTCGACCTCGCCAAGGGCAGCGGCTTCACGGTCACGCCCGACGGGGTGGTCGTCACCGCGACCCAGGTCGTGCAGGCCGCCGACGACCCCCGGGTGTACGCCGCCAACCGGGTCTTCGCCGAGTACTTCAAGGTGAAGATCCCGGCCGACTTCAAGCGGCACTCGCTGGACGACCCCGACCTCGACCGGCGGCTCAAGGCGTGCTACCCGCCGCAGCAGACCGACTCGACCTGCCTCGCGGACGTCACGACGAACGTCACCGTGCACCCCTACCTCGACCCGCCGCCGCCCGGGGGCCTGCCCGCGCAGATCCTGACCACCGGCGCGGGTCCCGCGGCCCCGGCGGTGCTCAAGGTCACCAAGGGCGGCGAGAAGCAGACGCTGCCCACGGTCCCGCTGGGCACCGCGATCGGCGGCGCGGTCGAGTCGCTCGACGTGATGACGCTGACCGGCAGGCCCTCGGCGAAGCTGGGGCCCAAGCTCGACACCGCGCACCTCGACCCCCCGGGCAGCCGGACCTTCAAGGAGCGCGACAAGGTCCGCAAGCTGCTCGACGACGGCGCGTCCGGCGCGGCCCTCATCGACGACGGCAAGAGCGAGGTGATCGGGTTCATCTCCGGCGGCGGCGACCAGCCCATGACCATCACCCCCGCCGACGAGATCCGCAGTGCGCTGGTCGCCGCCGGCGTCACCCCGCGCCGCGGCCCGGTCGACGTCGTGTACGAGAACGCGCTCGCCTCCTACCACAACAAGCTCTACACCGGCGCGATCCCCGCGCTGCAGCAGGTGCTCAACCTGCGGCCCGACCACGTGGTCGCGGCCGGCCACCTGCGGGACTCCCGGGCCAAGGCCGGCACGGCCGTGGACGCCGGCAGCCGGCCGGTGGCCCGCCCCGCGCGCGCGGAGCAGCCCAAGTCCTCGTCGGTGCCGCCGTACGTGTGGGTGGCCGGGGGCGTGGTGGTCCTCGCCCTGCTGGCGGGCGGCGTCGTGCTGCTGCGCCGCAGGAGCGCGGCGGGACCGCGGGACGGCGAGGGCACCCCGGCCGGCGACGCCTACCTCGGCGGCGTCCAGGCGGACCCGGGCGCGGCCGAGGCCGGGGCGAACCACTCCGGGGAGACCTCCTGGCCGCCGTACGCCGTGACGCGGGTGTTCGGGGCCGAGGCCGCCCGGTCTCCGGAGGTCATGCGGCCGGCTCCGGCGCCGCCGGGTCCCGGGCCCGCGGATCCGTCCCCGCCGGGCGGGCAGTCGTACCCCGCGGATCTGTCGCCCCCGCACGGGCACTCGTATCCGGGCGACCCCGCACCGCCGCGCGGGCCCTCGTACCCGCCGAACCCGTCGTCGCCTCCGCAGGGACAGGCACAGCTGAAGTTCTGCACGCAGTGCGGCATGCGTCTGGGCCAGGGACACCGTTTCTGCGGCTTCTGCGGGAATCCAGTCGATTCGTGA
- a CDS encoding serine/threonine-protein kinase produces MTEGPVMPPLVGRRLGDYTIEAVVGRGGMATVYRARDQRLGRAVALKVLAPQLAHDDRFRDRFVRESRMVASIDHPNIIPVYEAGERDELLFIAMRYVEGSDMRKLVQSEGPLPAGRANLLFAQIASALDSAHAHGLVHRDVKPANILVTQSDHIYLTDFGLTKSSAAEAGLTSHGHFMGTPRYVAPEQIRGLPVDGRSDLYAFACVVYEALAGQPPFQRDTELALLYAHVSHEPPPLTPYRPDLPHAVNAVLLRALAKAPDDRFPTGQAFVSALRDAISGGVGDPAGPVSPSYPPGPQASSGPTVIPAPPVSAGSYPQGSYPREPHTQGSYPQEPHAQGSYPRAAPSSFPPGTRPPVSPAPGSVPPQSVPSASRPPVSHPPGAGTSGHGQAQGHGSYPPESPRTQATVASAASRGRRRGLPLGPLIGGLAVLVSIAVAAALLLTRGGDTAATWNTYPGSTAAPFTMAYPASWGEARTNADQWMIASPAVGEFDALFAVPGNTDWSKVNPIITAHPDRATGVFAQVSNTLSTSDSPLELQESLGPALPGVTTYYGVPAPTTVGAKPAFRIEGVLSDPQQTGRLDFSAYVVRQGDAGTTVLITFFCPAGRCDRALIDHMVNTITFK; encoded by the coding sequence ATGACAGAGGGGCCCGTGATGCCGCCGCTCGTCGGGCGGCGGCTCGGCGACTACACCATCGAGGCGGTCGTCGGGCGGGGCGGCATGGCGACGGTCTACCGGGCGCGCGACCAGCGGCTCGGCCGGGCCGTGGCGCTGAAGGTGCTCGCGCCGCAGCTCGCGCACGACGACCGCTTCCGCGACCGGTTCGTGCGCGAGTCGCGGATGGTGGCGAGCATCGACCACCCCAACATCATCCCGGTGTACGAGGCCGGCGAGCGCGACGAGCTGCTGTTCATCGCCATGCGCTACGTCGAGGGCAGCGACATGCGCAAGCTCGTGCAGTCGGAGGGCCCGCTGCCCGCCGGGCGGGCCAACCTGCTGTTCGCGCAGATCGCCTCCGCCCTGGACTCGGCGCACGCGCACGGCCTGGTGCACCGCGACGTCAAGCCGGCCAACATCCTGGTCACCCAGTCCGACCACATCTACCTGACCGACTTCGGGCTGACCAAGAGCTCCGCGGCCGAGGCCGGGCTGACCAGCCACGGCCACTTCATGGGCACCCCGCGCTACGTCGCCCCCGAGCAGATCCGGGGCCTGCCGGTCGACGGCCGCAGCGACCTGTACGCCTTCGCCTGCGTGGTGTACGAGGCGCTCGCCGGGCAGCCGCCGTTCCAGCGGGACACCGAACTCGCGCTGCTCTACGCCCACGTCTCCCACGAACCGCCGCCGCTCACGCCGTACCGGCCGGACCTGCCGCACGCGGTGAACGCGGTCCTGCTGCGGGCGCTGGCCAAGGCGCCGGACGACCGGTTCCCGACCGGCCAGGCGTTCGTGTCGGCCCTGCGCGACGCGATCAGCGGCGGCGTGGGCGACCCGGCGGGGCCGGTCTCCCCGTCCTATCCCCCGGGCCCCCAGGCGTCCTCCGGGCCTACCGTGATCCCGGCACCCCCCGTGTCCGCCGGGTCCTACCCGCAAGGCTCCTACCCGCGGGAGCCCCATACGCAGGGGTCCTATCCGCAGGAACCCCATGCGCAGGGGTCCTATCCGCGGGCCGCGCCCTCCTCGTTCCCGCCCGGCACCCGGCCGCCCGTCTCCCCCGCCCCGGGCTCGGTGCCGCCGCAGTCGGTGCCCTCGGCGTCCCGCCCGCCCGTGAGCCACCCGCCGGGCGCCGGGACCTCCGGTCACGGGCAGGCCCAGGGGCACGGCTCGTACCCTCCCGAGTCGCCGCGCACGCAGGCGACGGTCGCGTCGGCCGCCTCGCGGGGCCGCCGGCGTGGACTGCCGCTCGGGCCGCTGATCGGCGGTCTGGCGGTCCTGGTGTCCATCGCCGTCGCCGCCGCGCTGCTGCTCACCCGTGGCGGCGACACCGCCGCCACGTGGAACACCTATCCCGGCAGCACCGCGGCGCCGTTCACCATGGCCTACCCCGCGAGCTGGGGCGAGGCCAGGACCAACGCCGACCAGTGGATGATCGCCTCACCCGCCGTCGGCGAGTTCGACGCGTTGTTCGCGGTGCCGGGCAACACCGACTGGTCGAAGGTGAACCCCATCATCACGGCCCACCCGGACCGGGCGACGGGGGTGTTCGCCCAGGTCAGCAACACTCTGAGCACCTCGGACTCGCCGTTGGAGCTGCAGGAGAGCCTGGGCCCCGCGCTCCCCGGCGTGACCACCTACTACGGCGTGCCGGCTCCCACGACCGTCGGGGCCAAGCCGGCGTTCCGGATCGAGGGCGTGCTCAGCGACCCCCAGCAGACCGGGCGCCTGGACTTCTCCGCCTACGTCGTCCGTCAGGGCGACGCCGGCACGACCGTCCTGATCACGTTCTTCTGCCCGGCCGGCCGGTGCGACCGCGCGCTCATCGACCACATGGTGAACACGATCACCTTCAAGTAG
- a CDS encoding adenosylcobinamide amidohydrolase: MTGLPRPSLTYREEDGLRLGALLWRFGPGWRMISSAMLGGGVGRREWVLNAQVAAGYARMDPVEHMDALGPGGPGVGMMTAALVERYAAAADGGAEAVATVGLGVPTWAASPEGVPDPGVPYVPEPAREAVGGGDAGAGVPRPGTINILVAVPVAFSDPALVNAVMTVTEAKTQALLEAGFPCTGTASDAVCVAVREEGPAEAFGGPRSLWGARIARAVHRAVLDGARDWRARRAT; the protein is encoded by the coding sequence GTGACGGGCCTGCCGCGGCCGTCCCTGACCTACCGCGAGGAGGACGGCCTGCGGCTCGGCGCGCTGCTGTGGCGGTTCGGGCCCGGCTGGCGGATGATCTCCTCCGCGATGCTGGGCGGCGGCGTCGGCCGCCGCGAGTGGGTGCTGAACGCGCAGGTGGCGGCCGGTTACGCACGCATGGATCCGGTGGAGCACATGGACGCGCTCGGCCCCGGCGGTCCCGGGGTCGGCATGATGACGGCGGCGCTGGTGGAGCGCTACGCCGCCGCGGCGGACGGGGGAGCGGAGGCCGTCGCCACGGTGGGACTCGGCGTGCCGACCTGGGCGGCCTCGCCCGAGGGCGTGCCCGACCCCGGCGTGCCGTACGTCCCCGAACCCGCGCGGGAGGCGGTCGGCGGGGGCGACGCGGGGGCGGGCGTGCCGCGCCCGGGGACGATCAACATCCTGGTGGCCGTGCCCGTCGCGTTCTCCGACCCTGCGCTGGTCAACGCCGTGATGACGGTGACCGAGGCGAAGACGCAGGCGCTGCTGGAGGCGGGCTTTCCCTGTACGGGGACCGCGTCGGACGCCGTCTGCGTCGCCGTACGGGAGGAGGGCCCGGCGGAGGCGTTCGGCGGCCCGCGCTCGCTGTGGGGCGCGCGGATCGCCCGTGCGGTCCACCGGGCCGTCCTCGACGGCGCGCGGGACTGGCGGGCCCGCCGGGCTACTTGA
- a CDS encoding ABC transporter ATP-binding protein translates to MSGDGHPAIEARGVGVTLGGRRVLTDVTLSAERGRWLAVIGPNGAGKSTLLRAVAGLVPREGEVLVDGTAVDDLRPRRRARLIAYAPQSPALPPDMKVYDYALLGRTPYIPYLGSESPRDREVTRSVLERLDLDGFASRPLGHLSGGERQRVVLARALAQQAPVLLLDEPTTALDLGHQQQVLELVDRLRLADGLTVVTTLHDLSLAGQYADALVLLAAGRAVAAGPPERVLAEPLLTEHFGASVRVEPGADGRPLVHLVRPPASRMAPAEGA, encoded by the coding sequence GTGAGCGGCGACGGGCACCCGGCGATCGAGGCGCGCGGCGTGGGCGTCACGCTCGGCGGACGGCGGGTGCTCACGGACGTCACGCTGTCGGCCGAGCGCGGCCGGTGGCTGGCGGTCATCGGGCCGAACGGCGCGGGCAAGTCCACGCTGCTGCGGGCCGTCGCCGGGCTGGTCCCGAGAGAGGGCGAGGTGCTCGTCGACGGGACGGCCGTGGACGACCTGCGCCCGCGCCGGCGGGCCCGGCTGATCGCCTACGCCCCGCAGAGTCCCGCGCTGCCGCCCGACATGAAGGTGTACGACTACGCGCTGCTGGGCCGCACGCCGTACATCCCCTACCTCGGCAGCGAGAGCCCGCGGGACCGCGAGGTGACGCGGTCGGTGCTGGAACGGCTCGACCTGGACGGCTTCGCGTCCCGGCCGCTCGGGCACCTGTCCGGGGGCGAACGGCAGCGGGTCGTGCTCGCCCGGGCGCTGGCGCAGCAGGCGCCGGTGCTCCTGCTGGACGAGCCGACGACGGCGCTCGACCTCGGCCATCAGCAGCAGGTGCTCGAACTCGTCGACCGGCTGCGCCTGGCCGACGGCCTCACCGTCGTCACGACGCTGCACGACCTCAGCCTCGCCGGGCAGTACGCCGACGCGCTCGTGCTGCTCGCCGCCGGTCGCGCGGTCGCGGCCGGGCCACCCGAGCGGGTGCTGGCCGAGCCCCTGCTGACCGAGCACTTCGGCGCCAGCGTGCGGGTGGAGCCGGGCGCCGACGGCCGCCCGCTCGTCCACCTGGTCCGGCCGCCGGCCTCCCGGATGGCCCCCGCGGAGGGAGCGTGA
- a CDS encoding FecCD family ABC transporter permease → MRGDAVIPARRGRALLVASVVLAASLAVGLVAGAAGISPRGIALALLDRLPLVSLHSGLAPVEENLLFQLRVPRVLLAAVVGGLLATAGAGYQGVFRNPLADPYLLGAAAGAGLTVTLVVVFLGGDAGVTAVPVAAFAGAVGGVFLAYALGHTAGRGGGTATLVLAGVAVTSFLTAIQTFVQQLKVEELQRIYAWILGDVGGGWDQVRMIAPYAVVSTVVMLLHGRLLDVLSVGDEEAVSLGLHAARVRFAVVLAASLATAAAVAVSGLIAFVGIVVPHVVRRLAGWSYRIVLPLSFLGGAAFLVLADTIARTVLAPAELPIGVVTAFVGAPFFVTVLRVTRRVET, encoded by the coding sequence ATGCGTGGTGACGCCGTGATCCCGGCCCGGCGCGGGCGGGCGCTGCTCGTCGCGTCCGTCGTGCTGGCGGCCAGCCTCGCCGTCGGCCTGGTGGCGGGCGCGGCGGGCATCTCGCCCCGCGGCATCGCGCTCGCGCTGCTCGACCGGCTGCCGCTGGTGTCCCTGCACTCGGGGCTCGCGCCGGTCGAGGAGAACCTGCTGTTCCAGCTCCGGGTGCCGCGGGTGCTGCTCGCCGCCGTCGTGGGCGGGCTGCTCGCCACCGCCGGGGCGGGCTACCAAGGGGTGTTCCGCAACCCGCTGGCCGATCCGTACCTGCTCGGCGCGGCGGCCGGGGCCGGTCTCACGGTCACGCTCGTCGTGGTCTTCCTGGGCGGCGACGCCGGGGTCACCGCGGTGCCGGTCGCCGCCTTCGCCGGGGCCGTCGGCGGGGTGTTCCTCGCGTACGCGCTGGGCCACACGGCGGGCCGGGGCGGCGGCACCGCGACGCTCGTGCTCGCCGGGGTCGCGGTCACCTCGTTCCTCACCGCGATCCAGACCTTCGTGCAGCAGCTCAAGGTGGAGGAGCTGCAGCGGATCTACGCCTGGATCCTCGGCGACGTCGGCGGCGGCTGGGACCAGGTCCGCATGATCGCGCCGTACGCCGTGGTGTCGACCGTCGTCATGCTGCTGCACGGGCGGCTGCTCGACGTGCTGTCGGTCGGCGACGAGGAGGCCGTCAGCCTCGGCCTGCACGCGGCGCGTGTGCGATTCGCCGTGGTGCTGGCCGCCTCGCTCGCCACCGCGGCCGCGGTCGCGGTCAGCGGGCTGATCGCGTTCGTCGGGATCGTCGTGCCGCACGTGGTCAGGCGGCTCGCCGGCTGGTCGTACCGGATCGTGCTGCCGCTGTCGTTCCTCGGCGGCGCGGCGTTCCTCGTGCTGGCCGACACGATCGCGCGCACCGTGCTCGCGCCGGCCGAGCTGCCGATCGGGGTGGTGACGGCGTTCGTCGGCGCGCCCTTCTTCGTCACCGTGCTGCGCGTGACCCGGCGGGTGGAGACGTGA